One region of Thiorhodovibrio frisius genomic DNA includes:
- a CDS encoding cobalamin B12-binding domain-containing protein yields the protein MKTSQDLAAHTRCLSLQSAQDLGAHAHWVTDAEGDADTLLNQQEYAAYLDALLAGDYAACAQRVQGLIDRNVDLKALYVQVFERSLYDVGKRWERNEISVATEHLATSITESLLTLGYPRLFGGTHKPFSAVVSCVANEFHQLGGQMVADTLELNGWHGYFLGPNVPLKDLLGFVEDKQPDILALSISVFFNMPALTEALEAICARFPALPTFIGGQAFAWGGSDRVNSFPNAQVILSLADFESRLREIERKGCAG from the coding sequence TTGAAAACCAGCCAAGACTTGGCAGCCCACACGCGGTGCCTTTCGTTGCAGAGCGCCCAGGACCTTGGCGCACACGCTCACTGGGTTACCGATGCCGAAGGGGATGCGGATACGCTCTTGAACCAGCAAGAGTATGCCGCCTATTTGGATGCCTTGCTTGCCGGCGACTACGCGGCCTGCGCACAAAGAGTGCAAGGCTTGATTGATCGCAACGTTGATCTTAAAGCGCTCTACGTCCAAGTTTTTGAGCGCAGTCTCTATGACGTTGGCAAGCGCTGGGAACGCAATGAGATTTCTGTCGCGACCGAACATCTCGCGACATCCATCACCGAGAGTCTGTTGACACTGGGCTATCCACGCCTGTTTGGTGGCACGCACAAGCCTTTCTCTGCGGTGGTCAGTTGCGTGGCCAACGAGTTCCATCAGCTAGGCGGGCAGATGGTTGCCGACACCCTAGAGCTCAATGGTTGGCATGGCTACTTCTTGGGTCCGAATGTCCCCTTGAAAGACCTGCTCGGCTTCGTCGAAGACAAGCAGCCGGATATTCTGGCCTTGTCGATCAGCGTGTTCTTCAACATGCCAGCGCTCACCGAAGCCCTTGAGGCCATTTGCGCCCGCTTTCCCGCGCTGCCAACCTTCATCGGAGGCCAGGCGTTTGCCTGGGGCGGGAGTGACAGGGTGAACAGCTTCCCCAACGCGCAAGTGATCCTCTCCTTGGCGGATTTCGAATCGCGTCTGCGGGAGATCGAACGCAAGGGCTGCGCGGGATGA
- a CDS encoding disulfide bond formation protein B, with the protein MIRLDPRPLWILLALIAAITALASLVLAPWLNLEPCHLCIFQRTLFMLMALLAALTAALSHPDWRRFVARASALLFLALAALGSGVAAYQSWLQWQPSEDVSCIGGQPGPIEQLVEWLGQQVPTLFLASGFCEDTELVILGLSLANMAFVLFVAALATGAWALWRGWRPSHS; encoded by the coding sequence ATGATCCGGCTCGACCCTCGCCCGTTATGGATACTCCTGGCCCTAATTGCGGCCATCACCGCCCTGGCCAGCCTGGTACTGGCCCCCTGGCTGAACCTAGAACCCTGCCATCTGTGCATTTTTCAGCGCACCCTGTTCATGCTCATGGCCCTGCTGGCCGCGCTAACGGCTGCACTCTCGCACCCGGACTGGCGGCGCTTCGTGGCGCGAGCCAGCGCGCTGCTGTTTCTCGCACTCGCGGCCCTCGGCAGCGGCGTGGCGGCTTACCAAAGCTGGCTGCAATGGCAGCCGTCGGAAGATGTCTCCTGCATCGGCGGCCAACCCGGCCCAATTGAGCAACTGGTGGAATGGCTCGGCCAGCAGGTGCCCACGCTCTTTCTCGCCAGCGGCTTCTGCGAGGATACCGAACTCGTCATTCTCGGCCTGTCGCTCGCCAACATGGCCTTTGTGCTCTTCGTCGCCGCGCTGGCAACCGGTGCCTGGGCGCTATGGCGCGGCTGGCGACCCTCTCATTCGTGA
- a CDS encoding thiol:disulfide interchange protein DsbA/DsbL: MPISRRLFHASLIALLVFGLWPLIGAGDDLVEGRDWRPLKTPITSDDPEKIEVLEFFSYGCPHCSHLNPLLKDWAAKLPEDVALRRVPVTFGRAAWANLARLYYALELNHLIDALDQATFDAISKERKRLFTDKAIFAWIKEQGQDAEAFEKTFNSFAVELALGKGRDLEERVGVDAVPRLIVDGRYVVLNEDAQGYEELLRRADTLIERARKERQ; this comes from the coding sequence ATGCCGATATCACGCCGCCTGTTTCATGCCAGCCTCATCGCGCTGCTCGTCTTTGGGTTGTGGCCACTCATCGGGGCCGGCGATGATCTGGTCGAGGGGCGCGACTGGCGCCCGCTCAAGACTCCGATCACCAGCGATGATCCCGAAAAAATTGAGGTGCTGGAGTTTTTCTCCTACGGCTGCCCGCACTGTAGTCACCTCAACCCCTTGCTCAAAGACTGGGCAGCGAAGCTACCTGAGGATGTGGCACTCCGCCGCGTGCCGGTCACCTTCGGTCGCGCCGCTTGGGCCAATCTCGCGCGACTCTATTACGCCTTGGAACTCAACCACCTGATCGACGCGCTCGATCAGGCCACCTTCGATGCTATCAGCAAGGAACGCAAGCGGCTGTTCACCGACAAGGCGATTTTTGCCTGGATCAAGGAGCAAGGTCAGGACGCCGAGGCGTTCGAGAAAACCTTCAACAGCTTTGCGGTCGAACTCGCGCTCGGCAAAGGACGCGATCTGGAAGAGCGCGTGGGCGTCGACGCAGTGCCGCGCCTGATCGTCGATGGACGCTATGTGGTGTTAAACGAGGACGCGCAGGGATATGAAGAGTTGCTTCGCCGCGCCGACACGCTCATCGAGCGGGCGCGGAAAGAGCGGCAATAA
- a CDS encoding response regulator, giving the protein MLILLSGVFALPAGCAAETSVVTQDPIRVGLYQNPPKIFTDSHGRPAGLFVELLDAIARAEGWQLDYQACEWRDCLQQLDAGTLDVMPDVAFSAERAARFEFNELSVASGWSQVYSASDLRVNELSDLDGRRIAVLRGGVQQEFFDRLMRSSGLGYEQVLVDSLADGYAAVAAGTADAVITNSFYAARNARRDRLRETPILFMPTNLYFASGRATLETKAHTAALLETIDQYLLRWRQDPDSVYFRALRRAMGPAPEIRAPLWIWRALAVLGAALLLALGLALLLRWQVSRRTRDLLATSRELERQRADFERLASVRGGELQALFDAANVGIVLISGRVIQRNNRRLDELFGYAPGEQVGKQTRIWYLDDAQFQQKGAEIYAALARCQASPIDLQMVRKNGAPFWARLYGRALNPAEPLAGMVGIVEDITDEHEAAEALRLAHEEQEAILASASVGILLMKDRVIVRCNRRFEEMLGYAPDELLAQSTRVLYADDATWEHIGREGYLPVWRGETDVREQILVRKDGSQFWGRLSARAVNPKDQAKGTVSIVQDIDLERALIAEMVRARTLAEDAARAKSEFLANMSHEIRTPMNAILGMQYLALKQNLSAGVRYHLEKAQGAAHALLGLLNDILDFSKIEAGKIALEEVEFGLDTVLERLTDAVGYQAEQKGIEFLIRHDAAIPPVLIGDPLRLSQVLLNLCGNAVKFTEEGEVELAFQALRVSESRITIQVCVRDSGIGMTPEVQAHLCEQFEQGDPSTTRRFGGSGLGLAISKRLVGLMGGRLWLEDSQPGRGTTLCFTARLRPATESLKRRQGLLERAVPYLSGIRVLVVDDNAAAREILLEVLARIPVAAQGLASGQEALTTLAGANPPYDLVLMDWRMPGMNGDEAAQRIASELPLERRPRVVMVTAYGREDVIRLAERASVHGLLIKPVSPSTLLDTLLSVLGHQRLLGSARACDLASVDTETGIENGADSLPIQSATRASALVGARILLVEDNDINREFSGELLRGEGLLIDEAGNGAEALEKIRVRDYDAVLMDIQMPVMDGLEATTQLRAQAERDGDERLARLPIIAMTALAMARDIERVTAAGMNDHIAKPVVPDHLFAVLARWVGAGSAPSRLERRHATPTATPLPADLAALTSLDAVAGLRRIGGRVEAYRRQLRRFREHFADAVDQLQRRLASDDTDAVSAAERDCHGLKGVAGTLGATALFEEVSALYAELKAGQRPDAKRLESLRTRLAEVLQDIDSLVRPVSILPPANGETSEISETGAEDADLASLLDALDHSLKSDLGVVESLLARAHAVADASAQERLAVIAELLEVFDISSARAQLAELRASLS; this is encoded by the coding sequence ATGCTCATCTTGCTGAGCGGGGTCTTTGCTCTGCCCGCCGGTTGCGCCGCGGAGACGTCGGTAGTCACGCAAGATCCGATCCGCGTCGGTCTCTACCAAAACCCGCCAAAGATCTTCACCGATAGCCATGGCCGCCCGGCCGGGCTGTTTGTGGAGCTACTCGACGCCATCGCGCGCGCCGAGGGCTGGCAGCTCGACTATCAAGCCTGCGAGTGGCGGGACTGCCTGCAGCAACTCGATGCCGGCACGCTCGATGTGATGCCGGATGTGGCCTTTTCTGCCGAGCGGGCGGCGCGTTTTGAGTTCAACGAACTTTCGGTCGCTAGCGGTTGGTCGCAAGTCTACAGTGCGTCCGATCTGCGGGTGAATGAGCTGTCTGATCTGGACGGGCGCCGCATCGCAGTGCTAAGAGGCGGTGTGCAACAGGAATTCTTCGACCGTCTGATGCGCTCGAGCGGTCTGGGCTATGAGCAAGTTCTGGTGGACTCCCTGGCCGATGGCTACGCCGCCGTGGCTGCGGGAACGGCCGACGCCGTGATTACCAACAGCTTTTATGCTGCCCGCAATGCCCGGCGGGACCGCCTGCGCGAAACGCCTATTCTCTTCATGCCAACCAATCTGTATTTCGCGAGCGGCCGAGCCACGCTCGAGACAAAGGCCCATACGGCCGCGCTACTGGAGACCATCGACCAGTATCTGCTGCGCTGGCGGCAGGACCCGGATTCGGTCTACTTTCGCGCCCTACGCCGCGCCATGGGGCCGGCGCCGGAGATTCGCGCACCTCTTTGGATCTGGCGTGCGCTGGCAGTGCTGGGTGCCGCCTTGCTGCTGGCGCTGGGTCTGGCTCTGTTGCTGCGCTGGCAGGTCAGCCGCCGCACTCGGGATTTGCTCGCCACCTCGCGCGAGCTCGAACGCCAGCGCGCTGATTTCGAGCGTCTTGCTAGCGTGCGCGGGGGCGAGCTGCAAGCGCTGTTTGACGCTGCCAACGTCGGCATTGTGCTGATTTCAGGGCGTGTTATCCAACGCAACAATCGGCGTCTCGATGAGCTCTTTGGCTACGCGCCTGGCGAACAGGTTGGGAAGCAGACGCGTATCTGGTATTTGGACGATGCCCAGTTCCAGCAAAAGGGCGCGGAGATTTACGCCGCCCTGGCGCGGTGCCAAGCGTCCCCCATCGATCTCCAGATGGTGCGCAAGAACGGCGCGCCTTTTTGGGCGCGGCTCTATGGGCGCGCGCTGAACCCGGCCGAGCCCCTGGCCGGCATGGTCGGCATTGTTGAAGATATTACCGACGAGCACGAAGCGGCTGAGGCGCTGCGCCTGGCCCATGAGGAGCAGGAAGCCATTCTCGCCTCCGCCAGCGTGGGTATTCTGCTGATGAAAGACCGCGTGATTGTGCGCTGTAACCGCCGCTTTGAGGAGATGCTCGGTTATGCGCCCGACGAGCTGTTGGCTCAGAGCACCCGCGTACTCTATGCCGATGATGCGACCTGGGAGCACATCGGTCGCGAGGGCTATCTTCCGGTCTGGCGCGGCGAGACCGATGTCCGCGAGCAGATTTTGGTGCGCAAGGACGGCAGCCAGTTCTGGGGGCGGCTGTCGGCCCGGGCGGTCAACCCAAAGGACCAAGCGAAGGGCACGGTATCCATTGTCCAGGACATCGATCTGGAGCGTGCCCTAATTGCCGAAATGGTACGCGCGCGAACTCTGGCCGAGGACGCCGCGCGTGCCAAGTCGGAATTTCTTGCCAATATGAGCCACGAGATCCGCACGCCCATGAATGCAATTCTTGGCATGCAGTATCTGGCACTCAAGCAGAACCTGTCGGCCGGGGTGCGCTATCACCTGGAAAAAGCTCAGGGCGCGGCCCATGCGCTGCTCGGGCTGCTGAACGATATCCTCGATTTCTCCAAGATCGAAGCGGGCAAGATCGCGCTCGAAGAAGTCGAATTCGGCCTCGATACTGTGCTTGAGCGGCTGACCGATGCCGTGGGCTACCAGGCCGAACAAAAAGGCATCGAGTTCTTGATTCGCCACGATGCCGCCATCCCGCCAGTGCTGATTGGCGATCCCTTGCGCCTGAGTCAGGTGCTGCTTAATTTGTGCGGCAACGCCGTCAAGTTCACCGAAGAGGGCGAGGTGGAACTGGCCTTTCAGGCGCTGCGCGTGAGCGAGTCGCGGATCACAATCCAAGTGTGCGTGCGCGACTCCGGTATCGGTATGACCCCCGAGGTGCAGGCCCATCTGTGTGAGCAATTCGAGCAGGGTGACCCCTCCACCACCCGGCGCTTTGGCGGCTCCGGGCTGGGGCTGGCCATCAGCAAACGGCTGGTGGGGCTCATGGGCGGGCGCCTGTGGTTGGAGGATTCCCAGCCCGGACGGGGCACCACTCTTTGCTTTACCGCCCGCTTGCGCCCGGCGACCGAATCGCTCAAGCGTCGCCAGGGGCTGCTGGAGCGTGCGGTGCCATATCTGAGTGGCATCCGAGTGCTGGTGGTGGATGACAATGCCGCCGCGCGCGAGATTCTGCTCGAAGTTCTCGCGCGCATTCCGGTGGCCGCCCAGGGTCTGGCCAGCGGCCAGGAGGCGCTGACTACTCTGGCCGGGGCTAACCCGCCTTACGACCTGGTGCTGATGGACTGGCGCATGCCGGGCATGAACGGTGACGAGGCCGCCCAGCGTATCGCCAGCGAGCTGCCGCTCGAGCGTCGGCCCAGGGTGGTGATGGTGACTGCCTATGGGCGCGAGGATGTGATTCGCTTAGCCGAGCGTGCCAGCGTGCATGGCCTTTTGATCAAACCCGTTTCGCCCTCCACCTTGCTCGACACCCTGCTGTCAGTGCTTGGTCATCAGCGCCTGCTTGGCTCCGCGCGGGCCTGCGATCTTGCCTCGGTCGATACCGAAACCGGGATCGAGAACGGGGCCGACAGTCTGCCCATCCAGTCGGCAACGCGCGCGTCTGCCCTGGTCGGTGCGCGCATCCTGTTGGTCGAAGACAATGACATCAATCGCGAATTCTCCGGCGAGCTGCTGCGCGGGGAGGGACTGCTGATTGATGAGGCCGGCAACGGTGCCGAGGCCCTGGAGAAAATCCGCGTGCGCGACTACGACGCCGTGCTGATGGATATTCAAATGCCGGTCATGGACGGTCTGGAGGCTACCACACAACTCCGCGCCCAGGCCGAGCGCGACGGCGACGAGCGCCTAGCGCGACTGCCCATTATTGCCATGACCGCGCTGGCCATGGCCCGCGACATCGAGCGCGTCACTGCTGCCGGCATGAACGACCATATCGCCAAGCCGGTGGTGCCGGATCATCTGTTCGCGGTGCTGGCGCGCTGGGTTGGCGCGGGTTCTGCTCCCAGCCGACTAGAGCGGCGGCATGCCACCCCGACCGCCACCCCCTTGCCTGCCGATCTGGCTGCGCTCACCAGCCTGGACGCCGTCGCCGGCCTGCGCCGCATCGGTGGGCGGGTCGAGGCCTATCGACGCCAGCTGCGCCGGTTTCGCGAGCATTTCGCCGACGCGGTCGATCAGCTCCAACGCCGCCTGGCCAGCGATGACACCGACGCTGTCAGTGCTGCCGAGCGTGACTGCCACGGCCTCAAAGGCGTCGCCGGCACTTTGGGGGCCACCGCGCTGTTTGAGGAAGTGTCCGCGCTCTATGCTGAACTCAAAGCCGGTCAACGCCCGGATGCCAAACGCTTGGAATCGCTGCGCACTCGCCTGGCCGAGGTGCTGCAAGATATCGACAGCCTTGTTCGCCCCGTATCCATCCTGCCCCCCGCCAACGGGGAGACCAGCGAGATCAGCGAGACCGGAGCGGAGGACGCTGATCTCGCCTCCCTGCTGGATGCCCTGGACCATAGCCTGAAATCCGATCTCGGCGTCGTCGAGTCGCTGCTTGCCCGTGCGCATGCGGTGGCGGATGCCAGCGCCCAAGAGCGGCTCGCGGTCATTGCCGAGTTGCTCGAGGTTTTCGACATCAGCAGTGCCCGGGCGCAACTCGCCGAGCTGCGCGCGAGCCTGTCTTGA